From a single Apium graveolens cultivar Ventura chromosome 2, ASM990537v1, whole genome shotgun sequence genomic region:
- the LOC141686579 gene encoding uncharacterized protein LOC141686579, producing MEKRLDDKRALAIIYQGISEEQLMSIAEKGRTKEAWDALKTLSLGADKVKAARAQTLKSEFEALKMKETEPLDDFYMRLNSLVTNIRSLGETKNEAYVVKKLLRAIPSKFLQITSAIEQFGNLEEMSLEEVVGSLKAHEERLRGHPEMNQGQLLLTEEDWKKKERVDGQLLMTREEWLKKTNKEGTRRNIEFRGNRGSRDRSKLRCFNCQTYGHFAYECRKPRRDVRDVQKESNLSKIEEEEPALLLAKCGSFEDKVVMLNEERMTP from the coding sequence ATGGAAAAGAGACTGGATGATAAGCGCGCTTTAGCAATTATTTATCAGGGAATTTCAGAAGAACAACTTATGTCTATAGCTGAGAAGGGGAGAACAAAGGAGGCATGGGACGCTCTAAAAACTTTAAGTTTAGGAGCAGACAAGGTCAAAGCAGCACGTGCACAGACTCTCAAGAGTGAATTTGAGGCCCTAAAAATGAAGGAAACAGAACCATTAGATGATTTTTACATGAGGTTAAACAGCTTGGTGACAAACATAAGATCATTGGGAGAGACGAAGAATGAAGCGTATGTTGTGAAGAAGCTGTTGAGGGCTATTCCTTCCAAGTTTTTACAAATTACTTCTGCAATAGAGCAATTTGGGAACTTGGAGGAGATGTCGTTAGAAGAGGTCGTGGGGTCACTCAAGGCACATGAAGAGAGGCTTCGTGGTCATCCTGAAATGAACCAGGGACAACTTTTGTTGACAGAAGAGGATtggaaaaagaaagagagagtcGATGGTCAATTGTTGATGACACGAGAGGAGTGGCTGAAGAAAACCAACAAGGAGGGCACTCGACGGAACATTGAGTTTAGGGGAAATCGAGGAAGTAGAGATCGAAGCAAACTAAGGTGCTTTAATTGCCAGACCTACGGTCACTTTGCGTATGAGTGCCGTAAGCCTCGAAGAGATGTGAGAGATGTACAGAAAGAAAGTAATTTGTCCAAGATTGAAGAAGAAGAGCCTGCACTTTTGTTGGCAAAGTGTGGAAGTTTTGAAGACAAAGTGGTTATGCTCAATGAAGAGAGAATGACACCATAG